TGCGGGCGCTGATGTGATTGACTTCAGTATGGGGAATCCTGATGGAGATACTCCCGCCCATATCCGTGAGAAATTGATTGAATCGGCCAAAAAAACAAAAGTACATGGATACTCTGTTTCTAAAGGGATACCTAAACTCCGTGGTGCTATTTGTGATTGGTATAAACGTCGTTACGACGTCGATCTTAATCCTGATACCGAAGCGGTTGCAACGATGGGATCGAAAGAGGGATATGCACACCTAGCCTATGCCATTACAAACCCTGGAGATGTGGTAGTTGTCCCTGATCCAACCTATCCTATTCACTCGTATGCCTTTATTCTTGCCGGTGGAAATGTTCAAAAAATGGAATTGCCGTTTGACGAAGATTATAAAGTGGATGAAGATCTCTTTTTTGAGCGTCTTGAACACGCTTTTCACACCTCATTTCCTAAGCCGAAATATGTTGTGGTTAACTTTCCCCATAACCCTACGACAGCAACGGTAACACCCGATTTTTATACGCGTATTGTTGAGATGGCGAAAAGAGAACGTTTTTATATTATCAGTGATATCGCCTATGGAGATTTGACGTTTGATGGGTACATAACACCGTCGATCATGTCGGTTCCGGGGGCAAAAGATGTTGCGGTTGAGAGTTTTACCCTCTCAAAAAGTTACAATATGGCGGGATGGCGTGTCGGATTTTTTGTTGGAAATGCGAAATTAATCGGTGCATTGCAAAAAATTAAAAGTTGGCTCGACTATGGGATGTTTACACCGATTCAAGTAGCGGCTACCGTTGCGTTGCAAGGGGATCAAAGCTGTGTCAAAGAGATTACCGATAAATATGATCATCGTCAAAATATATTGATTGAGGCGTTTAATCGTGCCGGATGGCCTATGCGACGTAATCAAGCCTCAATGTTTATATGGGCTAGAATTCCTGAATGTGCTCGCCATTTGGGAAGTTTGGAGTTTTCTAAACGACTTTTAGTAGAAGCCAATGTCGCTGTATCACCAGGGATAGGGTTCGGTGAATATGGGGATGAGTATGTCCGTATTGCATTAATTGAAAATGATAAACGTATCCGCCAAGCAGCTAAAAATATTAAACATTTTTTGAGTACGTTTAATAGCAAGGTTTCAGAGTGATTCGTGTCGGTGTTATCGGAGTCGGTACGGTTGGGCGTGCAGTTGTTCAAATATTAGAAGAAAACCGCTCCATTATCACTGCCCGTTCTGGAGATGAGATTGTCGTTAAAAGCGGAGTAGTGCGTGATCTTTCTAGGGTTTCAGATCTATCCATCAAGCTTTCTCAAGACCCATACGATATTGTCAATGATCCAGAGATCGATATTGTTGTTGAACTGATGGGGGGGATTGATTTCCCCTTTGAAATTGTTAAAAAAGCACTTCAAAACGGCAAAGCGGTAGTTACCGCCAATAAAGCACTTCTTGCATACCACCGTTACGAGCTTCAAGAGATTGCCAAAGAGATACCGTTTGAATTTGAAGCAAGCGTGGCGGGAGGAATTCCAATTATTAATGCACTGCGTGATGGGCTTTCAGCTAATCATATCCTTTCTATAATGGGGATTATGAACGGCACATGCAATTTTATGCTCACAAAAATGATGAAAGAAGGGGTTGCTTTTGATGCGGTATTAGCCGAAGCACAAGCACTCGGTTATGCGGAAGCCGATCCGACGTTTGATATTGGTGGATTTGATGCGGCCCATAAACTGTTGATTCTTGCCTCAATCGCGTACGGAATTGATGCAAAACCTGAAGAGATATTGATTGAAGGGATTCAAAACATCACTCAAACCGATATCGCTTTTGCCAAAGAGTTCGGATACACAATTAAACTTTTGGGGATTGCCGCACGCGATGGAGATGAGGTAGAGCTTCGTGTTCATGCCGCATTGGTGAAAGAAGCGGCAATGATTTCGAAAATCGATGGGGTGATGAATGGAATCAGCGTGGTAGGTGACCGTGTCGGAGAAACTCTTTATTACGGTCCGGGAGCGGGCGGGAATGCGACGGCAAGTGCCGTAGTTGCCAATATTATTGATATTGTTCGCTCCGGTAAACGTTCCCCGATGCTTGGATTTAACCATCCGTTGGAAGAGGGACTCCGACTAAAAAATCCTGATAATATACGTTCAAAATATTATTTACGCTTGCGTATTGCCGACAAAGCAGGTATTTTGGCAAAAATTACCGAGTTATTTGCAAAACACTCTATTTCAGTAGAGGCGATGATACAGCGACCGTTTGCAGAGGAGTGTGCCCACCTCTTAATCTCCACTCACGAAGCGGTAGAGAGAGATATCCGTGCGTTAATGGGTGAGTTAGAATCACTCGATGCGGTTCTTGAAACCCCTTGTATGATTAGGATCGTTTAACTTAGATACTCTTGCCAATCTTTGATTGGTAACCTCACCACTTTTCTCCTTAATAAAACTTTAACTTAAAATTATGTAAAATACGCGTCCACTTTGCCCTCTTGGACAAAACAGGTTGAATATTTTTAACTGCGTAGGCGTAGTTACAAGTATTGGTGCAACAAATGTCAGCACCTACGAGAGGCAAGGGATTTAAACATTCGGAGCTTGACAATGAAAGTTCGTTCTTCAGTGAAGAAAATGTGCGACGATTGCAAAATCATCAAGCGCAAAGGGGTAGTTCGCGTTATCTGCAAAACCCCAAAACATAAACAAAGACAAGGATAAGCATGGCACGTATTGCTGGTGTGGACTTACCTAAGAAAAAACGTTTAGAGTATGCATTAACTTATATCTATGGTATCGGTTTGCATACTTCACGTAAAATTTTGGATGCTACAGGGCTTGATTATAACAAGCGCGTGTATGAGCTAAGTGAAGATGATGCAGCGACATTGGCGAAAGAAATTCGCGCAAGTGTTGTTGTAGAAGGTGATCTTCGTAAGCAAGTTGCTATGGATATTAAAGCGTTGATGGATCTCGGTTCTTACCGTGGTCTTCGTCACCGTAAAGGTCTCCCATGCCGTGGTCAAAAAACCAAAACCAATGCTCGTACTCGCAAAGGTAAGAAGAAAACTGTCGGCTCAGCCACAAGATAAGGGATTAGCATATGGCAAAAAGAAAAGCAACCCGTAAAAAAATTATTAAAAAGAATATTGCTAAAGGTATTGTACATATCTTAGCTTCATTCAATAACACTCTTGTAACCGTAACGGACGAGATGGGTAACATGATTGCATGGAGCTCAGCTGGTTCACTCGGATTCAAAGGGTCAAAAAAATCGACTCCTTTTGCTGCTCAACAAGCGGTAGAAGATGCGATGGGTAAAGCAATGGTCCACGGTATTAAAGAAGTGGGAATTAAAGTTCAAGGACCAGGTTCTGGTCGTGAAACTGCAGTTAAAAGTGTTGGTGCTATTGAGGGGCTACGTGTTTCATTTATGAAAGATGTTACTCCACTACCACACAATGGTTGTCGTGCGCCTAAGCGCCGACGCGTGTAAGGAGCGAAGCTATGGCAAGATATAGAGGACCCGTAGAAAAAATCGAAAGACGATTTGGTGTAAGCCTTGGCCTAAAAGGTGAGCGTCGTTTAGCAGGTAAAAGTGCTCTCGACAAACGTCCTTACGGACCTGGTCAACATGGCCAACGTCGTACAAAAATCTCTGAGTACGGTACACAGCTTCGTGAAAAACAAAAAGCGAAATTTATGTACGGCTTGAGTGAAAAACAAATGCATTCATTGTTTGATGAAGCAAAACGTCGTCATGGTAACACCGGTACTAACTTGGTTATGTTACTTGAGCAACGTCTTGACAATGTTGTTTATCGTATGGGCTTTGCAACGACTCGTCGTTTTGCGCGCCAATTGGTAAACCACTGTCACGTACTTGTTGATGGCAAACGTGTTGATATCCCTTCTTACCGTGTAAAACCGGGACAAAAAGTGGAAATTATCGAAAAAAGTAAAAAGAACAATCAAGTTGTTCGTGCGATGGAACTTACCAACCAAACTGGTCTAGCATCATGGGTTGATATTGATCAAGCGAAAGTGTTTGGTATTTTTACTCGTCTTCCAGAGCGTGAA
The sequence above is drawn from the Sulfuricurvum sp. genome and encodes:
- the rpsD gene encoding 30S ribosomal protein S4 codes for the protein MARYRGPVEKIERRFGVSLGLKGERRLAGKSALDKRPYGPGQHGQRRTKISEYGTQLREKQKAKFMYGLSEKQMHSLFDEAKRRHGNTGTNLVMLLEQRLDNVVYRMGFATTRRFARQLVNHCHVLVDGKRVDIPSYRVKPGQKVEIIEKSKKNNQVVRAMELTNQTGLASWVDIDQAKVFGIFTRLPEREEVVIPVEERLIVELYSK
- the rpmJ gene encoding 50S ribosomal protein L36, translated to MKVRSSVKKMCDDCKIIKRKGVVRVICKTPKHKQRQG
- the rpsM gene encoding 30S ribosomal protein S13 encodes the protein MARIAGVDLPKKKRLEYALTYIYGIGLHTSRKILDATGLDYNKRVYELSEDDAATLAKEIRASVVVEGDLRKQVAMDIKALMDLGSYRGLRHRKGLPCRGQKTKTNARTRKGKKKTVGSATR
- a CDS encoding LL-diaminopimelate aminotransferase: MFDEIQFDRIKRLPKYVFAEVGELKMARRRAGADVIDFSMGNPDGDTPAHIREKLIESAKKTKVHGYSVSKGIPKLRGAICDWYKRRYDVDLNPDTEAVATMGSKEGYAHLAYAITNPGDVVVVPDPTYPIHSYAFILAGGNVQKMELPFDEDYKVDEDLFFERLEHAFHTSFPKPKYVVVNFPHNPTTATVTPDFYTRIVEMAKRERFYIISDIAYGDLTFDGYITPSIMSVPGAKDVAVESFTLSKSYNMAGWRVGFFVGNAKLIGALQKIKSWLDYGMFTPIQVAATVALQGDQSCVKEITDKYDHRQNILIEAFNRAGWPMRRNQASMFIWARIPECARHLGSLEFSKRLLVEANVAVSPGIGFGEYGDEYVRIALIENDKRIRQAAKNIKHFLSTFNSKVSE
- a CDS encoding homoserine dehydrogenase — translated: MIRVGVIGVGTVGRAVVQILEENRSIITARSGDEIVVKSGVVRDLSRVSDLSIKLSQDPYDIVNDPEIDIVVELMGGIDFPFEIVKKALQNGKAVVTANKALLAYHRYELQEIAKEIPFEFEASVAGGIPIINALRDGLSANHILSIMGIMNGTCNFMLTKMMKEGVAFDAVLAEAQALGYAEADPTFDIGGFDAAHKLLILASIAYGIDAKPEEILIEGIQNITQTDIAFAKEFGYTIKLLGIAARDGDEVELRVHAALVKEAAMISKIDGVMNGISVVGDRVGETLYYGPGAGGNATASAVVANIIDIVRSGKRSPMLGFNHPLEEGLRLKNPDNIRSKYYLRLRIADKAGILAKITELFAKHSISVEAMIQRPFAEECAHLLISTHEAVERDIRALMGELESLDAVLETPCMIRIV
- the rpsK gene encoding 30S ribosomal protein S11, coding for MAKRKATRKKIIKKNIAKGIVHILASFNNTLVTVTDEMGNMIAWSSAGSLGFKGSKKSTPFAAQQAVEDAMGKAMVHGIKEVGIKVQGPGSGRETAVKSVGAIEGLRVSFMKDVTPLPHNGCRAPKRRRV